One genomic region from Leifsonia poae encodes:
- a CDS encoding family 1 glycosylhydrolase, with amino-acid sequence MTQPAFHLPDGFLFGASTAAHQTEGNNIASDWWGFEHSGHPVIRQPSGDAVDSLHRWPEDMDLLAGLGFNAYRFSIEWARIEPEQGEFSRAAVDHYRRMVDGAIDRGLNPVVTLHHFTSPRWFTDGGGWSRADAVDRFQRYLEHATPIVASGVSHVVTINEPNILAIMFAVLNGGLPPTDEAGAMLGLPEPDAGVRDGLIAGHRAARAYLADAVPGLQTGWSVANQAYQAEPGFEAETRAYSQSREGVFLEVSRDDDFVGVQSYTRTRIGAGGPLPVPDGVERTLMGWEFYPAALGEAVRATAAAVPGVPILVTENGIATDDDETRIRYTSGALAGLAAAMRDGIDVRGYLHWSAIDNYEWGSFEPTFGLIHADRETFARTARPSAHWLGALAREGVLPAE; translated from the coding sequence ATGACCCAGCCCGCGTTCCACCTGCCCGACGGCTTCCTGTTCGGCGCCTCCACGGCGGCCCATCAGACCGAGGGCAACAACATCGCCAGCGATTGGTGGGGGTTCGAGCACAGCGGGCATCCGGTCATCCGGCAGCCGAGCGGTGACGCCGTCGACAGCCTGCACCGCTGGCCTGAAGACATGGATCTGCTCGCCGGGCTGGGTTTCAACGCCTACCGGTTCAGCATCGAGTGGGCCCGCATCGAACCCGAGCAGGGGGAGTTCTCCCGCGCAGCTGTCGACCACTACCGCCGCATGGTCGACGGCGCCATCGACCGCGGACTGAACCCGGTCGTGACGCTGCACCACTTCACCTCGCCGCGCTGGTTCACCGATGGCGGCGGCTGGAGCCGAGCGGATGCGGTCGACCGCTTCCAGCGCTACCTCGAGCACGCCACTCCGATCGTCGCCTCCGGGGTGTCGCATGTCGTCACGATCAACGAGCCGAACATTCTGGCGATCATGTTCGCCGTGCTGAACGGCGGTCTGCCGCCCACGGACGAAGCGGGCGCGATGCTCGGCCTGCCCGAACCCGACGCCGGCGTGCGCGATGGCCTGATCGCCGGCCACCGCGCGGCCCGCGCCTACCTCGCCGATGCCGTCCCCGGTCTGCAAACCGGCTGGAGTGTCGCCAATCAGGCATATCAGGCCGAACCGGGGTTCGAGGCCGAGACCCGCGCATACTCGCAGAGCAGAGAGGGTGTCTTCCTCGAGGTCAGCCGAGACGACGATTTCGTCGGCGTGCAGTCGTACACCCGCACCAGGATCGGCGCGGGCGGGCCGCTGCCCGTTCCGGACGGGGTCGAGCGCACCCTCATGGGCTGGGAGTTCTACCCGGCCGCCCTCGGCGAGGCGGTGCGGGCCACAGCGGCTGCCGTTCCGGGCGTGCCGATCCTCGTCACCGAGAACGGGATCGCCACCGACGACGACGAGACGCGCATCCGGTACACCTCGGGCGCACTGGCAGGCCTGGCGGCGGCGATGCGCGACGGGATCGATGTGCGCGGTTACCTGCACTGGAGCGCCATCGACAACTACGAGTGGGGAAGCTTCGAGCCGACTTTCGGCCTCATCCACGCCGATCGGGAGACGTTCGCGCGCACGGCGCGGCCGTCGGCCCACTGGCTGGGCGCCCTCGCCCGCGAGGGGGTGCTCCCGGCGGAGTGA
- the nagA gene encoding N-acetylglucosamine-6-phosphate deacetylase, which yields MTGLVVHSARKVDADGLVDDFWFVADGGVIIATGSGTGWHAAAHGSGREIVDAGGHWLTPGFIDLHCHGGGGHPFDDGPEQMLEGLATHRAHGTTRSLVSHVANPLAALRESLSIVADLAETDPLVLGSHLEGPFLAPARRGAHDEAFLREPGPEMVEELIGAARGSLRLATIAPELPNALESIGVLIEADVVVGIGHTEADFEQATRAFEVGARVLTHAFNAMNGIHHRAPGPVVAAFENPEVTLELILDGLHVHPMVAKLAFTAAPGRVALVTDAMAAAGASDGDYRLGSLNVTVRDGLAVLSGTSTIAGSTLTQDVALRNAVTLVGLDPQRAVEALTLTPARVLGEDHRLGRLHAGYAADAVLLDHEWTVQHVFADGVALR from the coding sequence ATGACCGGTCTCGTCGTCCACAGCGCCCGCAAAGTGGATGCGGACGGGCTCGTCGATGACTTCTGGTTCGTCGCAGACGGCGGCGTCATCATCGCCACCGGGAGCGGAACCGGCTGGCATGCAGCGGCTCACGGGTCTGGCCGCGAGATCGTGGACGCGGGCGGACACTGGCTCACTCCCGGATTCATCGACCTGCACTGTCACGGCGGTGGCGGGCATCCATTCGACGACGGCCCCGAGCAGATGCTCGAGGGTCTCGCCACCCACCGCGCCCACGGAACGACGCGCTCGCTGGTGAGCCATGTCGCCAACCCGCTCGCCGCACTGCGCGAGAGCCTCTCGATCGTCGCCGACCTCGCCGAGACCGATCCGCTCGTGCTCGGTTCGCACCTCGAAGGCCCGTTCCTCGCCCCGGCCCGTCGCGGCGCCCACGATGAGGCCTTCCTGCGCGAGCCGGGCCCGGAGATGGTGGAGGAGCTGATCGGCGCCGCCCGAGGCTCGCTGCGCCTGGCCACGATCGCCCCCGAGCTGCCCAACGCCTTGGAGAGCATCGGCGTGCTCATCGAGGCCGACGTCGTGGTCGGGATCGGCCACACCGAGGCCGACTTCGAACAGGCGACGCGCGCGTTCGAGGTGGGTGCCCGTGTGCTCACCCATGCGTTCAACGCGATGAACGGCATCCACCATCGGGCTCCCGGCCCTGTCGTGGCCGCGTTCGAGAACCCCGAGGTGACCCTCGAGCTGATCCTCGACGGCCTGCACGTGCATCCGATGGTCGCCAAGCTGGCGTTCACGGCCGCGCCGGGGCGGGTCGCCCTGGTGACGGATGCGATGGCCGCCGCGGGCGCCAGCGACGGCGATTACCGCCTCGGCTCCCTCAACGTGACCGTGCGCGATGGCCTCGCGGTGCTCTCGGGAACGTCCACGATCGCCGGTTCCACGCTCACGCAGGATGTGGCCCTGCGCAATGCGGTCACTCTCGTCGGGCTCGACCCGCAGCGCGCGGTCGAGGCGCTCACGCTGACGCCGGCCCGCGTGCTCGGCGAAGACCATCGGCTGGGCCGGCTCCACGCCGGCTACGCGGCGGATGCGGTGCTGCTCGACCACGAGTGGACCGTGCAGCACGTCTTCGCCGACGGCGTCGCCCTGCGCTGA
- a CDS encoding TetR/AcrR family transcriptional regulator produces MTARAPRGPYAKTARRKQEILEAALDAYAGAGASGVTLREIAGRVGLTEAALLHHFGSKDALLVGVLAERDRSSDERHTGSGVERLTAIVRENTETPGLVKLFTDLAAASSDPAHPAHAYFAERYARLAETLIADEPRLTESDAPWVARIVAATLDGLQVQWLLDPTIDMEADVRRLVDVLVTVLAPGDAS; encoded by the coding sequence ATGACCGCCCGAGCCCCCCGCGGACCCTACGCCAAGACCGCGCGCCGCAAACAGGAGATCCTCGAGGCCGCACTCGACGCCTACGCGGGCGCGGGCGCCTCGGGTGTGACCCTGCGCGAGATCGCCGGACGGGTCGGCCTCACCGAGGCGGCACTGCTGCACCACTTCGGTTCGAAAGACGCCCTGCTGGTCGGAGTGCTCGCCGAACGCGACCGCAGCAGCGACGAACGTCACACCGGTTCGGGTGTCGAACGACTCACCGCCATCGTGCGCGAGAACACCGAGACCCCGGGACTGGTCAAGCTGTTCACAGACCTGGCTGCGGCCTCCTCCGATCCCGCGCATCCCGCCCACGCATACTTCGCCGAACGCTACGCGCGGCTCGCTGAGACCCTCATCGCGGACGAGCCGCGTCTCACCGAGTCGGATGCTCCCTGGGTGGCGAGGATCGTGGCGGCCACCCTCGACGGGCTGCAGGTGCAGTGGTTGCTCGACCCGACGATCGACATGGAGGCGGATGTGCGCCGGCTGGTGGACGTGCTCGTCACCGTGCTGGCGCCGGGCGACGCAAGTTGA
- a CDS encoding YrdB family protein yields MTSTPQPQSDITIGPNGILRFLLELFAIVSLGFWGFVAWPLPWNIVIGIGAPVIAIVLWGLFRSPKAVFRIDPFGRALVEVVVMAAAAFAWWDLGQPVVAIVFAAVATVSGVINARSEFR; encoded by the coding sequence GTGACCTCCACCCCGCAACCCCAGAGCGACATCACGATCGGCCCCAACGGCATCCTCCGGTTCCTGCTGGAGCTGTTCGCTATCGTCTCTCTCGGTTTTTGGGGGTTCGTCGCCTGGCCGCTGCCGTGGAACATCGTCATCGGCATCGGTGCCCCGGTGATCGCCATCGTGCTGTGGGGGCTGTTCCGCTCCCCCAAGGCCGTCTTCCGCATCGACCCGTTCGGCCGGGCGCTCGTCGAGGTCGTCGTGATGGCCGCCGCCGCCTTCGCTTGGTGGGATCTCGGCCAGCCGGTCGTCGCGATCGTCTTCGCCGCGGTCGCCACCGTGAGCGGTGTGATCAACGCCCGCTCGGAGTTCCGATGA
- a CDS encoding sigma-70 family RNA polymerase sigma factor: MNHNSGPADPERSDAELVELTRAGDREAFAELWRRHARAGLTVARSFTSTFDADDLISEAYAKIYQAIAAGKGPTTAFRAYLFTTIRNIASSWGRARHETPIDDAETIEDPAFSEASTIAALDRSLTATAFRSLPTRWQEVLWYCEVEAMSPQDVAPLLGMKANAVAALAYRAREGLRQAWIQAHIAATPADSDCRWTTERLGAYARKSLGKRDTAKLEDHLASCAKCTIVAAEAHEVGSRLALVLLPLTVGVGGAAAYAAWTQTGANSVSYALGASGAVMPASATGHTVVATGAASTGTGTTGVGSATSASHGATGSGSGSSTAGLTITGLLVAAAIVGGVVFGPQLYRQFFEPTSDVATASGDNVPAPETPQQPKASPAPTATPPSAPPVPTLPVVPVVAPTAPRSAPTPATIPPVAAPPTTAPPTTPPIVPPVTPPAAPAVTSPAADANITTAAHSLDASGTAVPDATITVTAVSGRTRSAPITVGITKADAAGRWGLTLDLSALTDGPWTVSFVQTTADGASAAQTRNLTIDRSVGAPVISAVDTGSDASADLLAPIVSGTAAPGATVRILDNGTLQTTVTADGSGAWITPELTGVSPDYALTAEQTDGLGNVSPASAATTGHIQTATLTADGATGKIALTVQGQQNATVRIFADGNASSYTLPLGADGIASNVYDSVITGPRMIGVAYIDGARRGLLVQVPIVVA, from the coding sequence GTGAATCACAATTCCGGGCCCGCTGATCCCGAGCGGTCCGACGCCGAACTCGTCGAGCTCACCCGCGCCGGCGACCGCGAGGCGTTCGCCGAACTCTGGCGACGGCACGCCCGCGCCGGGCTCACGGTCGCGCGTTCCTTCACGAGCACGTTCGACGCCGACGACCTCATCTCCGAGGCGTACGCCAAGATCTACCAGGCGATCGCCGCCGGCAAAGGACCGACGACCGCGTTCCGCGCCTACCTCTTCACCACGATCCGCAACATCGCCTCCTCCTGGGGCCGCGCCCGCCACGAGACCCCGATCGACGACGCGGAGACGATCGAGGATCCGGCGTTCAGCGAGGCGAGCACCATAGCCGCGCTCGACCGTTCCCTCACCGCGACCGCGTTCCGCAGCCTGCCGACCCGCTGGCAGGAGGTGCTCTGGTACTGCGAGGTCGAGGCGATGTCCCCCCAGGATGTCGCCCCGCTGCTCGGGATGAAGGCGAACGCCGTCGCCGCCCTCGCCTACCGGGCGCGCGAAGGACTGCGCCAGGCCTGGATCCAAGCCCACATCGCCGCCACCCCGGCCGACTCCGACTGCCGCTGGACCACCGAACGGTTGGGCGCCTACGCCCGCAAGAGTCTCGGCAAGCGCGACACCGCCAAACTCGAAGACCATCTCGCCTCCTGCGCCAAATGCACGATCGTGGCCGCGGAAGCGCACGAAGTCGGTTCCCGCCTCGCCCTCGTGCTGCTGCCGCTCACAGTCGGCGTCGGCGGGGCTGCCGCCTACGCGGCCTGGACGCAGACGGGCGCGAACTCCGTGAGCTACGCGCTCGGCGCATCCGGGGCCGTCATGCCGGCGAGTGCCACCGGTCACACGGTCGTCGCGACCGGCGCAGCGAGCACGGGCACGGGCACGACCGGAGTGGGATCGGCGACCTCGGCGTCTCACGGCGCGACCGGTTCGGGAAGCGGTTCCTCGACCGCCGGGCTGACCATCACGGGCCTTCTCGTCGCCGCCGCCATCGTCGGCGGCGTCGTCTTCGGCCCTCAGCTGTACCGGCAATTCTTCGAGCCGACCTCCGATGTCGCGACGGCCAGCGGCGACAACGTTCCGGCACCCGAGACACCGCAACAGCCGAAAGCGTCACCCGCCCCGACAGCGACCCCACCGTCGGCGCCACCGGTCCCGACCCTCCCCGTGGTCCCGGTCGTGGCCCCGACCGCGCCGCGAAGCGCACCCACGCCCGCGACCATCCCACCGGTGGCCGCGCCACCCACGACCGCACCGCCCACCACGCCACCGATCGTGCCGCCGGTGACCCCTCCCGCGGCCCCCGCAGTCACATCCCCGGCCGCCGACGCGAACATCACAACGGCCGCCCATTCGCTCGACGCGTCCGGCACCGCCGTCCCAGACGCCACGATCACCGTCACCGCCGTCTCCGGTCGTACCCGCTCCGCACCGATCACGGTCGGCATCACAAAGGCGGATGCGGCCGGGCGCTGGGGGCTCACCCTCGACCTTTCGGCGCTCACCGACGGGCCCTGGACCGTGAGCTTCGTCCAGACGACGGCCGACGGCGCCTCCGCGGCGCAGACGCGCAACCTGACCATCGACCGCTCTGTCGGAGCCCCGGTCATCAGCGCCGTCGACACCGGCTCCGACGCCTCCGCCGACCTGCTGGCGCCGATCGTCAGCGGAACCGCCGCACCCGGCGCCACCGTGCGCATCCTCGACAATGGAACGCTGCAGACCACGGTGACGGCCGACGGCAGCGGGGCGTGGATCACGCCCGAACTGACCGGCGTCTCCCCCGACTACGCCCTCACGGCCGAGCAGACGGATGGGCTCGGCAACGTCTCGCCCGCCAGCGCCGCGACCACCGGCCACATCCAGACCGCAACACTGACCGCCGACGGCGCCACCGGAAAGATCGCGCTCACGGTGCAGGGCCAGCAGAACGCCACCGTGCGGATCTTCGCTGACGGGAACGCCTCCAGCTACACTCTGCCCCTCGGCGCCGATGGCATCGCCAGCAATGTGTACGACTCCGTCATCACCGGCCCCCGGATGATCGGCGTCGCCTACATCGACGGCGCGCGCCGCGGCCTTCTCGTCCAGGTGCCGATCGTCGTAGCCTGA
- a CDS encoding LacI family DNA-binding transcriptional regulator: MTKTDPSRASVTLKDVAALVGVTSAAASMALAGSSRISQKTREAVKKAADDLGYVPSAAGRALRNQRAGAIALIVPNTSKHVFGHSYFMHVLTGMSTEANIRDLQVVLSTTTEQAGDVAAYDRVVRSRSADGAIVTSAAVTDSNLEDLVASGLPVVLIGNFPYLPRAVTVGIDDVAAGREITEHLLAQHGCTRLVHVTGPLDHQTGIDRRDGFLAAMDEAGLGDQAVIVEGDFSEEAGRAAVETLLDEGAVFDGIVFANDDMAFGGLEALTARDIPVPGGVPIVGFDDFGLSRVTTPGITTMHTPAEEMAALASQRLFDLIEGVENVPARSELPVRLVARASCGCLPG; this comes from the coding sequence ATGACGAAGACCGACCCCAGCCGCGCATCCGTCACGCTGAAAGACGTCGCCGCGCTCGTCGGCGTCACCAGCGCCGCAGCATCGATGGCACTCGCCGGCAGCTCTCGGATCAGTCAGAAGACGAGGGAGGCGGTCAAGAAGGCGGCGGACGACCTCGGCTATGTGCCGAGCGCGGCAGGCCGAGCACTGCGAAACCAGCGCGCCGGCGCGATCGCCCTCATCGTTCCGAACACGTCGAAACACGTGTTCGGGCACAGCTACTTCATGCACGTCCTCACGGGCATGTCGACGGAGGCAAACATCCGCGACCTGCAGGTCGTGCTCTCCACCACCACCGAGCAGGCCGGAGATGTCGCGGCATACGACCGCGTCGTGCGTTCCCGCAGCGCCGACGGCGCGATCGTGACCAGTGCGGCGGTGACGGACTCCAACCTCGAAGACCTCGTCGCCAGCGGTCTGCCCGTCGTCCTCATCGGCAACTTCCCTTACCTTCCTCGTGCCGTGACCGTCGGCATCGACGACGTCGCCGCCGGTCGCGAGATCACCGAGCACCTGCTCGCACAGCACGGATGCACGCGGCTCGTCCATGTCACCGGGCCGCTCGACCACCAGACCGGCATCGACCGGCGCGACGGCTTCCTCGCCGCGATGGACGAAGCCGGCCTCGGTGATCAGGCCGTCATCGTCGAAGGCGACTTCAGCGAAGAGGCGGGTCGCGCCGCCGTCGAGACCCTCCTGGACGAAGGCGCAGTTTTCGACGGGATCGTCTTCGCGAATGACGATATGGCCTTCGGCGGCCTCGAGGCGCTGACGGCGAGAGACATCCCGGTGCCCGGAGGGGTGCCGATCGTCGGCTTCGACGATTTTGGGCTCTCCCGGGTGACCACCCCCGGGATCACGACGATGCACACCCCCGCCGAAGAGATGGCCGCCCTGGCCTCCCAACGGCTCTTCGACCTCATCGAGGGGGTCGAAAACGTGCCGGCCCGCAGCGAGCTCCCGGTGCGCCTGGTCGCACGTGCCTCCTGCGGCTGTCTGCCCGGCTGA
- a CDS encoding MFS transporter has translation MSATSTSPNLSTPPFPWAGLLALAAAVFLSITGETMPTGLLPDMSRSLGVSEAQIGLLVTVFAFTVVVTSTPLTAWTKHWPRHGMLVGILVVLAVSTLLTALAPSYGFVVVSRVLGGIAHGMFWSIVGAYAGHLVPKEQIGRAVSITVGGGTLAFIFGVPLGTFAGHVFGWRAAFGILAVLMLIGAVVVWKVLPAVERETDALPRRRRGEARPKDATVVAVVMVCLVAAVTMIGHYTFYTFVVPFLTDEMGIPSANVSGLLFLYGVAGAVGLVIAGSVFGLRPQLGLILALVVTGASVAALAVFAAIPVLAIGAFIVWGLAFGALPPLLQTRLLHTASPAFRDTASALYTTSFNVGIGGGALVGSLVFGAGGLLALPMLYIALLVAALVLVLVIGRMTKSPASVEG, from the coding sequence ATGTCTGCCACTTCAACGTCGCCAAATCTCTCCACCCCTCCCTTCCCGTGGGCGGGACTCCTCGCGCTCGCCGCCGCCGTGTTCCTGTCGATCACCGGCGAGACGATGCCCACCGGGCTGCTGCCCGATATGAGCCGGTCGCTCGGGGTGAGCGAAGCGCAGATCGGTCTGCTGGTCACCGTGTTCGCCTTCACCGTCGTGGTCACCAGCACACCGCTCACCGCGTGGACGAAGCATTGGCCCCGGCACGGGATGCTGGTGGGCATCCTCGTCGTGCTGGCCGTCAGCACCCTGCTCACGGCCCTCGCCCCCAGCTACGGTTTCGTGGTGGTCTCCCGCGTGCTGGGCGGCATCGCGCACGGCATGTTCTGGTCGATCGTCGGTGCCTACGCTGGCCACCTCGTGCCGAAGGAGCAGATCGGCCGTGCCGTCTCGATCACCGTCGGCGGCGGAACGCTCGCCTTCATCTTCGGGGTGCCGCTCGGCACTTTCGCCGGGCATGTGTTCGGGTGGCGTGCGGCCTTCGGTATCCTCGCTGTGCTGATGCTCATCGGCGCGGTCGTGGTGTGGAAGGTGCTGCCCGCGGTGGAACGCGAGACGGATGCGCTTCCCCGCCGCCGACGCGGCGAGGCCCGCCCCAAAGACGCGACGGTCGTCGCCGTGGTGATGGTGTGCCTGGTGGCCGCGGTCACCATGATCGGCCATTACACGTTCTACACGTTCGTCGTGCCGTTCCTCACCGATGAGATGGGTATCCCGTCTGCGAATGTGAGCGGGCTGCTCTTCCTCTACGGGGTGGCCGGCGCCGTCGGGCTGGTGATCGCCGGGTCGGTATTCGGTCTGAGGCCGCAGCTGGGGCTGATCCTCGCCCTCGTGGTCACCGGTGCCTCCGTCGCCGCCCTCGCTGTGTTCGCGGCCATCCCGGTACTCGCGATCGGCGCCTTCATCGTCTGGGGGCTCGCCTTCGGCGCCCTGCCGCCCCTGCTGCAGACCCGTCTGCTGCACACCGCATCCCCCGCCTTCCGCGACACGGCGAGTGCGCTCTACACGACCTCGTTCAACGTCGGGATCGGCGGTGGCGCCCTGGTCGGCTCCCTCGTCTTCGGGGCCGGTGGGCTGCTGGCCCTGCCGATGCTCTACATCGCGCTGCTTGTCGCGGCGCTCGTACTCGTGCTCGTCATCGGGCGGATGACGAAGTCCCCTGCGTCCGTCGAGGGGTAG
- the purU gene encoding formyltetrahydrofolate deformylase, with product MNVSPSSPTEPQPNHWVLTFSCADKPGIVHAVSGAIVSARGNITESQQFASTDTGRFFMRLQVESEATRDEFESALAPVVEQFGMVHNVDNVGRPLRTLVLASTAAHCLNDLLFRQRAGQLPIEIPLVLSNHGSLRDLAGFYGVPFEALPVSDAAGKAAFEARVLEAVEQYDIELVVLARYMQIISPELCERLAGRAINIHHSFLPGFKGANPYRQAHARGVKLIGATAHFVTSDLDEGPIIEQNVVRVDHSRSVAELVAIGQDEESRTLTQAVKWFAEDRVLLDGARTIIFR from the coding sequence GTGAACGTCTCCCCCAGCTCGCCCACCGAACCCCAGCCCAACCATTGGGTGCTCACCTTCAGCTGCGCCGACAAACCCGGCATCGTGCACGCCGTGAGCGGCGCGATCGTCTCCGCCCGCGGCAACATCACCGAGAGCCAGCAATTCGCCAGCACCGACACCGGCCGGTTCTTCATGCGGCTGCAGGTGGAGTCCGAGGCGACGCGCGACGAGTTCGAGAGCGCGCTCGCGCCCGTGGTCGAGCAGTTCGGCATGGTGCACAACGTCGACAATGTGGGGCGTCCCCTGCGCACGCTGGTGCTCGCATCCACCGCCGCGCACTGCTTGAACGACCTGCTGTTCCGTCAGCGCGCAGGCCAGCTTCCCATCGAGATTCCGCTGGTGCTCTCCAACCACGGCTCCCTCCGCGACCTCGCCGGGTTCTACGGGGTGCCATTCGAGGCGCTCCCGGTGTCGGATGCGGCCGGCAAGGCGGCATTCGAGGCCCGCGTCCTGGAGGCGGTCGAGCAGTACGACATCGAACTCGTGGTGCTCGCCCGGTACATGCAGATCATCTCCCCGGAGCTCTGCGAGCGCCTCGCCGGCCGGGCCATCAACATCCATCACTCGTTCTTGCCCGGTTTCAAGGGCGCCAACCCGTACCGCCAGGCCCATGCGCGCGGCGTGAAACTGATCGGCGCCACCGCCCACTTCGTCACGAGCGACCTCGACGAGGGCCCGATCATCGAGCAGAACGTGGTGCGGGTCGACCACTCGCGCAGCGTCGCCGAGCTGGTGGCGATCGGTCAGGACGAGGAGAGCCGCACGCTGACGCAGGCGGTCAAATGGTTCGCGGAGGACAGGGTCCTGTTGGACGGGGCGCGAACGATCATCTTCCGGTGA
- a CDS encoding purine-cytosine permease family protein: MTSVDEDSPDRASAPAAGLGVELNGLNTIHESERTGRARDLFWPWFGANVSVFGLSYGSFLLGFGISFWQATIVGVVGIVISFLLCGFIALAGKRGSAPTMVLSRAVFGVEGNRVPSVLSWLLTVGWETVLTALAVLATATVFTRLGWEGGVLTKIVALIVVAALIIAGGVVGFTLIMRMQKVITVVTGVLTVVYIVLVLGHIDLGAVAALPAGDLPHVIGGFVFMLTGFGLGWVNAAADYSRYLPRSTRSRGVVGWTTFGSSLAPVILFVFGVLLAGSSTKLSTAIAADPIGALASLLPTWFLVPFVIVAVLGLVGGAVLDIYSSGLALLSAGLRAPRYVAAGIDGVIMTAGAIFVVFFASDFLGPFQGFLITLGVPIAAWCGIFVADISLRRRDYAEKELYDRRGRYGSVRRLPISLIALGTALGWGLVTNTSAGWLAWQGYLLAPFGLGGRSGDWAYANLGVLVALVIGYLGTVLFGRASIRRQEERG, from the coding sequence ATGACGAGCGTCGACGAAGACAGCCCCGACCGTGCCAGCGCGCCGGCCGCCGGGTTGGGTGTGGAGCTGAACGGTCTGAACACCATCCACGAGAGCGAGCGGACGGGGCGTGCCCGTGACCTCTTCTGGCCGTGGTTCGGGGCGAATGTGTCGGTGTTCGGCCTGAGCTATGGTTCGTTCCTGCTCGGGTTCGGCATCTCGTTCTGGCAGGCGACGATCGTGGGCGTCGTCGGCATCGTCATCTCGTTCCTGCTCTGCGGCTTCATCGCTCTGGCGGGCAAACGCGGGTCGGCGCCGACGATGGTGCTCAGCCGCGCGGTGTTCGGCGTCGAGGGCAACCGGGTTCCATCCGTGCTCTCGTGGCTGCTCACGGTGGGCTGGGAGACGGTGCTCACGGCCCTGGCCGTGCTGGCGACCGCCACCGTGTTCACCCGGCTCGGCTGGGAGGGCGGTGTGCTCACAAAGATCGTCGCCCTCATCGTGGTGGCCGCGCTGATCATCGCGGGCGGGGTCGTCGGCTTCACCCTGATCATGCGGATGCAGAAGGTGATCACCGTCGTCACCGGCGTGCTCACCGTGGTCTACATCGTGCTTGTGCTCGGTCACATCGACCTCGGTGCGGTCGCCGCCCTTCCGGCTGGCGATCTTCCGCACGTGATCGGCGGATTCGTGTTCATGCTCACTGGGTTCGGTCTCGGCTGGGTGAACGCGGCGGCCGACTACTCCCGCTACCTCCCCCGCTCGACACGAAGCCGGGGCGTCGTCGGCTGGACCACGTTCGGCTCGTCGCTGGCCCCGGTCATCCTTTTCGTCTTCGGCGTGCTGCTGGCCGGTTCATCGACGAAGCTGAGCACCGCGATCGCCGCCGATCCGATCGGTGCGCTCGCCTCGCTGCTGCCCACCTGGTTCCTCGTGCCGTTCGTGATCGTCGCTGTACTCGGGCTGGTCGGCGGCGCCGTGCTCGACATCTACTCCTCCGGGCTCGCTCTGCTGAGCGCCGGGCTGCGCGCCCCGCGGTACGTCGCGGCCGGGATCGACGGGGTCATCATGACGGCCGGAGCCATCTTCGTCGTGTTCTTCGCGAGCGACTTCCTCGGCCCGTTCCAAGGGTTCCTCATCACTCTCGGGGTTCCGATCGCCGCCTGGTGCGGGATCTTCGTCGCAGACATCAGCCTGCGCAGGCGCGACTACGCCGAGAAGGAGCTCTACGACCGGCGCGGCCGGTACGGCAGCGTGCGTCGGCTGCCCATCTCCCTCATCGCGCTCGGTACCGCGCTGGGCTGGGGTCTCGTGACCAATACCTCGGCCGGCTGGTTGGCCTGGCAGGGCTACCTGCTCGCGCCGTTCGGTCTCGGCGGGAGGTCGGGCGACTGGGCGTACGCCAACCTCGGGGTCCTCGTCGCGCTCGTCATCGGATACCTGGGAACAGTGCTGTTCGGGCGGGCGTCCATCCGGCGGCAGGAGGAGCGCGGATGA